The following proteins are encoded in a genomic region of Bacillus thermozeamaize:
- a CDS encoding serine protease produces the protein MTPEHVTSTAASQHPFNTFVDVVDTVKEGVVSLETQDKASNRYLDDNFFRYLFPEFKKPRTSSFGTGFIIHPKGYILTNEHVIHQAEQVYVKLWNSRKKNADVVWTNPERDLAVLRIHHPQPLKPLRLGSSAETKPGEWVIAVGNPLGFDHTVTVGVISAKNRPLKTAERYYPNVIQTDAAINPGNSGGPLINILGEVIGVNVAVAQPSQSIGFAIAIDSIKPLIKQFIY, from the coding sequence ATGACACCCGAACACGTTACGTCCACTGCCGCCAGCCAACATCCTTTCAACACCTTTGTCGACGTCGTGGATACGGTTAAAGAAGGCGTCGTCTCGCTGGAAACACAGGATAAAGCCAGCAACCGTTATCTGGATGACAACTTTTTTCGCTATTTGTTCCCGGAATTCAAAAAACCTCGCACATCCAGCTTCGGCACCGGGTTTATCATCCATCCCAAAGGGTATATTCTGACCAATGAACATGTCATACACCAGGCGGAACAAGTATATGTAAAATTATGGAACAGCCGCAAAAAAAACGCTGACGTCGTCTGGACCAATCCGGAAAGGGATCTGGCCGTCTTGCGCATTCACCATCCCCAGCCGCTCAAGCCATTAAGACTAGGATCCTCAGCTGAAACAAAACCCGGGGAGTGGGTGATCGCCGTTGGAAATCCCCTCGGTTTTGACCATACGGTCACTGTCGGTGTAATCAGCGCAAAAAACCGGCCCTTAAAAACGGCTGAACGGTATTATCCCAATGTCATCCAAACCGATGCCGCAATCAATCCGGGAAACAGCGGCGGACCGTTAATCAATATTCTCGGAGAAGTGATCGGGGTGAATGTCGCTGTCGCCCAACCTTCTCAAAGCATCGGTTTTGCCATTGCCATCGACAGCATCAAGCCGCTGATCAAGCAATTTATATATTGA